A genomic segment from Aegilops tauschii subsp. strangulata cultivar AL8/78 chromosome 1, Aet v6.0, whole genome shotgun sequence encodes:
- the LOC141028033 gene encoding uncharacterized protein: protein MMVLSWNCRGLGQPRTVQELVCLVHTYKPKLVFLSETRQSNQYVNKLRWRLGLKHCIAQPGKGKSAGIALLYDESVEIIELSVGLRYIDVLVRLTPNGLQWRGTFVCGEPKAHERRLMWELLSRIKDKSNAPWLMIGDFNETMWQAQHFSTAKRSERYMENFRSVLSDCNLFDLGFKGPGWTYDNKQAGQKNVRARLDRAIASSSWSDHFREAIVEHICSSRSDHLPVLLKFGKRKEWRTVGSKSSRPFRYEHMWERVQSLQAAIENGWKGSGEAQNLQEVGAKISSMAHVLRKWSDRDFGSVLKKSADIRRKLSVLWRSANTPENQREVKQCSEELDELLLREELMWRQRSRATYLREGDRNTKWFQRKATWRKKKTKSAN from the coding sequence ATGATGGTCCTAAGCTGGAACTGCCGGGGACTTGGGCAACCCCGGACAGTTCAGGAGCTCGTGTGCTTAGTGCACACGTACAAGCCTAAGCTTGTGTTCCTCTCTGAAACGCGGCAGAGCAACCAGTACGTCAATAAACTTAGATGGAGGCTAGGCCTCAAGCATTGTATTGCGCAACCTGGCAAAGGAAAAAGTGCCGGCATTGCACTCCTGTATGATGAAAGTGTTGAAATAATAGAGCTCTCCGTTGGCCTGAGGTATATAGATGTGCTAGTTCGTTTAACCCCAAATGGATTACAGTGGCGTGGTACCTTTGTTTGTGGAGAGCCAAAAGCCCACGAAAGACGCCTCATGTGGGAATTGTTGAGTAGAATAAAAGATAAATCAAATGCACCATGGCTGATGATTGGCGATTTCAATGAGACGATGTGGCAAGCTCAGCACTTCTCGACGGCGAAAAGATCAGAGCGATACATGGAAAACTTCCGGTCAGTTCTATCGGATTGCAATCTCTTTGATCTGGGGTTTAAGGGACCGGGCTGGACATATGATAATAAACAAGCAGGTCAGAAAAATGTACGAGCTAGACTGGACAGAGCTATAGCTTCATCGAGTTGGTCTGATCACTTTCGAGAAGCTATTGTTGAGCACATCTGTTCTAGTCGTTCAGACCACCTACCGGTTCTCTTGAAGTTTGGCAAGAGAAAGGAATGGAGGACGGTGGGTTCTAAATCATCCCGGCCCTTCCGCTATGAACACATGTGGGAAAGGGTGCAGTCCCTTCAGGCTGCAATTGAGAATGGATGGAAGGGCTCAGGTGAGGCTCAAAACCTCCAGGAAGTTGGCGCTAAGATTAGCAGCATGGCACATGTCTTGAGGAAGTGGTCTGATCGGGACTTTGGCTCTGTACTGAAGAAATCAGCAGACATTAGAAGAAAGCTGAGCGTGCTATGGCGGTCCGCAAACACGCCTGAAAACCAACGTGAGGTAAAGCAATGTTCAGAGGAACTAGATGAACTTCTGTTGAGGGAGGAGTTAATGTGGAGGCAGCGATCAAGAGCAACCTATCTGCGGGAAGGAGACCGCAACACGAAATGGTTTCAGAGAAAGGCAACGTGGAGAAAGAAAAAAACGAAATCAGCAAATTAA
- the LOC141028034 gene encoding uncharacterized protein: protein MPQKLLLALLVASRKLRHYFQGHPIKVVSAYPLERMLRSPNAARRVAEWNIELQAFQLEFSTTRIIKGAALADFVAEWTDVPTEKWVSNNITEYKGPITGLKATTALGVRRLTIRGDSQLLVNFSNKAYKPKDEHMEAYLEEVRKIEKRFLGLELQHVPRGTNKEAIDIAKRVSRHLPHEPGVFEERLFKPSAAPPAAGPTSPQEELPPVPLSGAPACSPTSGAYLLLALEP from the exons ATGCCCcaaaagctcctgctcgcgctcctcGTCGCTTCCCGGAAgttgcgccactacttccaaggccaccccatcaaggttgtctcagCTTACCCCCTGGAGAGGATGCTCCGGAGCCCTAACGCCGCGAGGAGGGTCGCGGAATGGAACATTGAACTGCAAGCATTCCaattggagttcagcaccaccagaaTCATCAAGGGTGCGGCCctcgccgacttcgtggcggAATGGACTGACGTCCCGACCGAGAAGTGG gtctccaacaacatcacgGAATACAAAGGCCCGATCACCGGCCTCAAGGCTACAACAGCTTTGGGGGTGAGgcgcctcaccatcaggggcgactcccaactcctcgtcaacttctctaACAAAGCATAcaagccgaaggacgagcacatggaggcatacctcgagGAGGTACGCAAAATCGAGAAACGATTCTTGGGTCTAGAATTGCAGCACGTGCCACGCGGCACGAACAAGGAAGCGatcgacatcgccaagagggtgTCTCGGCATCTACCTCATGAGCctggcgtctttgaggagcggctcttcaagccatcagcagcTCCCCCCGCTGCAGGACCAACATCGCCTCAGGAGGAGCTCCCCCCAGTGCCCCTCTCAGGTGCCCCAGCTTGCAGCCCGACCTCGGGAGCCTACCTTCTCCTCGCGCTCGAGCCttag